In the genome of Quercus robur chromosome 3, dhQueRobu3.1, whole genome shotgun sequence, one region contains:
- the LOC126717269 gene encoding uncharacterized protein LOC126717269 isoform X1 — MGSLGQHRSKGEIELRWYQGSFYWSRYKLILMNVRFESKSVIRQETLPVELMNFTMKDTNYRRLCSTKTVSSVNDNFPGPTIPDHKWDTVFVNIHDRGKYGITIHWHGIRQPRNPWSDGLKNIMKCPIPLNTSFTQEIIFFIEKELYGGMHIVIGLVPQNMAPLLFYLLWEPPICFLSLMQKRLLFLELHIVYQLTMADLSSTHNQFHNECRTMFWNC; from the exons ATGGGAAGCTTAGGTCAACATAGATCAAAAGGCGAAATTGAATTGAGATGGTATCAAGGTTCATTTTATTG gTCAAGATACAAATTGATATTGATGAATGTGAGATTTGAATCTAAATCTGTTATTCGacaagagactttaccagttgagctaatgaACTTCACT ATGAAGGACACAAATTACAGAAGACTCTGCAGCACAAAGACTGTGTCATCTGTAAATGATAATTTCCCTGGACCAACCATTCCAGATCACAAATGGGATACTGTTTTTGTTAATATACACGATCGTGGAAAATATGGAATCACAATCCATTG GCATGGAATCCGACAACCAAGAAATCCATGGTCAGATGGACTAAAGAACATTATGAAGTGTCCTATTCCACTTAATACAAGCTTCACTCAAgagataatatttttcatagaaAAGGAACTCTATGGTGGCATGCACATAGTGATTGGTCTCGTGCCACAAAACATGGCGCCATTATTATTTTACCTACTTTGGGAACCACCTATTTGTTTCCTAAGCCTTATGCAGAAGAGGCTATTGTTCCTG GAACTACATATCGTCTACCAGTTAACTATGGCAGACCTATCTTCTACGCATAATCAATTCCATAACGAATGTAGAACAATGTTTTGGAATTGCTAA
- the LOC126717269 gene encoding uncharacterized protein LOC126717269 isoform X2, with amino-acid sequence MGSLGQHRSKGEIELRWYQGSFYWSRYKLILMNVRFESKSVIRQETLSVELMNFIMKDTNYRRLCSTKTVSSVNDNFPGPTIPDHKWDTVFVNIHDRGKYGITIHWHGIRQPRNPWSDGLKNIMKCPIPLNTSFTQEIIFFIEKELYGGMHIVIGLVPQNMAPLLFYLLWEPPICFLSLMQKRLLFLELHIVYQLTMADLSSTHNQFHNECRTMFWNC; translated from the exons ATGGGAAGCTTAGGTCAACATAGATCAAAAGGCGAAATTGAATTGAGATGGTATCAAGGTTCATTTTATTG GTCAAGATACAAATTGATATTGATGAATGTGAGATTTGAATCTAAATCAGTTATTCGGcaagagactttatcagttgagctaatgAACTTCATT ATGAAGGACACAAATTACAGAAGACTCTGCAGCACAAAGACTGTGTCATCTGTAAATGATAATTTCCCTGGACCAACCATTCCAGATCACAAATGGGATACTGTTTTTGTTAATATACACGATCGTGGAAAATATGGAATCACAATCCATTG GCATGGAATCCGACAACCAAGAAATCCATGGTCAGATGGACTAAAGAACATTATGAAGTGTCCTATTCCACTTAATACAAGCTTCACTCAAgagataatatttttcatagaaAAGGAACTCTATGGTGGCATGCACATAGTGATTGGTCTCGTGCCACAAAACATGGCGCCATTATTATTTTACCTACTTTGGGAACCACCTATTTGTTTCCTAAGCCTTATGCAGAAGAGGCTATTGTTCCTG GAACTACATATCGTCTACCAGTTAACTATGGCAGACCTATCTTCTACGCATAATCAATTCCATAACGAATGTAGAACAATGTTTTGGAATTGCTAA
- the LOC126717269 gene encoding putative laccase-19 isoform X3, translated as MNVRFESKSVIRQETLSVELMNFIMKDTNYRRLCSTKTVSSVNDNFPGPTIPDHKWDTVFVNIHDRGKYGITIHWHGIRQPRNPWSDGLKNIMKCPIPLNTSFTQEIIFFIEKELYGGMHIVIGLVPQNMAPLLFYLLWEPPICFLSLMQKRLLFLELHIVYQLTMADLSSTHNQFHNECRTMFWNC; from the exons ATGAATGTGAGATTTGAATCTAAATCAGTTATTCGGcaagagactttatcagttgagctaatgAACTTCATT ATGAAGGACACAAATTACAGAAGACTCTGCAGCACAAAGACTGTGTCATCTGTAAATGATAATTTCCCTGGACCAACCATTCCAGATCACAAATGGGATACTGTTTTTGTTAATATACACGATCGTGGAAAATATGGAATCACAATCCATTG GCATGGAATCCGACAACCAAGAAATCCATGGTCAGATGGACTAAAGAACATTATGAAGTGTCCTATTCCACTTAATACAAGCTTCACTCAAgagataatatttttcatagaaAAGGAACTCTATGGTGGCATGCACATAGTGATTGGTCTCGTGCCACAAAACATGGCGCCATTATTATTTTACCTACTTTGGGAACCACCTATTTGTTTCCTAAGCCTTATGCAGAAGAGGCTATTGTTCCTG GAACTACATATCGTCTACCAGTTAACTATGGCAGACCTATCTTCTACGCATAATCAATTCCATAACGAATGTAGAACAATGTTTTGGAATTGCTAA
- the LOC126717270 gene encoding extensin-1-like, with the protein MDRHGFAFNGYSTNNGVAPRADEWRKPSYASDDGYGPDITDVMGRKAPSILRTPSHDAQSFYRYSSPPKAEPEKDYDYGLNFPLKAKPMKDDRYKNSSPPKVQLVKDYGSRNSSPPKAWPINGFRHSSPSTAWPIKDNGLRRSSPPKPKLVKDYGFRNNSPPKVEPVYLNGSKHSSPPMGWPMNDNRSKFSSPPKVGPINDNQSRFSSLPQAPHYGSRNSLSLPKVGPVLDNGSKYCSPPKAKLGKDYGSRRSSPPKVGPMNDNRYRNSSPPKFEPVKDYGLQNSSLPKAKLAKDHGSRYSSPPMVGPMKSNESRYSSPPKVVSVKDHGYEPVKEYAYADDKWQIPGSTPDHHRPQKADDFNDWVKVNGNIVQNENHDDYSGYYGGWVMPSRSTWVAPLSNDATIAPPLYSSYTAPVSKGPKKSAYAESIESIEAATGYGYLNSSPWPLNNW; encoded by the exons ATGGACAGGCATGGTTTTGCGTTTAATGGCTACTCCACCAACAATGGAGTTGCACCGCGTGCTGATGAATGGAGGAAACCAAGCTATGCCTCCGATGATGGTTACGGGCCTGATATCACTGATGTTATGGGAAGGAAGGCGCCAAGCATTCTGCGCACTCCCAGCCACGACGCACAGAGCTTTTACAGATACAGTTCTCCACCAAAGGCTGAGCCAGAGAAAGACTATGATTATGGGCTTAATTTCCCCCTAAAAGCCAAGCCAATGAAAGATGATAGATACAAAAATAGCTCCCCACCAAAGGTTCAGCTTGTGAAAGACTATGGATCAAGAAATAGTTCCCCACCAAAG GCATGGCCTATTAATGGGTTCAGACATAGCTCTCCATCAACGGCATGGCCTATTAAAGACAATGGCCTAAGACGTAGCTCTCCACCAAAGCCCAAGTTAGTGAAAGACTATGGATTCAGAAATAACTCCCCACCAAAGGTCGAGCCTGTGTATCTCAATGGATCCAAACATAGCTCTCCACCAATGGGCTGGCCTATGAATGACAATCGATCCAAATTTAGTTCCCCACCAAAGGTCGGGCCTATAAATGACAACCAATCCAGATTTAGCTCCCTACCACAAGCTCCCCACTATGGATCCAGAAATAGTTTGTCCCTACCAAAGGTGGGACCTGTGCTTGACAATGGATCCAAATATTGCTCTCCACCAAAGGCCAAGTTAGGAAAAGACTATGGATCTAGAAGAAGCTCCCCACCGAAGGTTGGGCCTATGAATGACAATCGATATAGAAATAGCTCTCCACCAAAGTTCGAGCCAGTGAAAGACTATGGATTGCAAAATAGCTCCCTACCAAAGGCCAAGCTAGCGAAAGACCATGGATCCAGATATAGCTCCCCACCAATGGTTGGGCCAATGAAAAGCAATGAATCTAGATACAGCTCCCCACCAAAGGTTGTGTCTGTGAAAGATCATGGATATGAGCCAGTGAAAGAATATGCATATGCTGATGATAAATGGCAAATTCCTGGGAGTACTCCAGATCATCATCGCCCACAAAAGGCTGATGATTTCAACGACTGGGTCAAGGTGAATGGAAATATCGTTCAGAATGAGAATCATGATGACTACAGTGGCTATTATGGAGGCTGGGTTATGCCTAGTCGTTCAACATGGGTTGCACCACTAAGTAATGATGCCACTATTGCCCCTCCACTTTATTCCTCATACACAGCACCAGTCTCGAAAGGGCCAAAGAAAAGTGCCTATGCTGAAAGCATTGAGAGCATAGAAGCGGCAACGGGGTATGGATACTTGAACTCATCACCTTGGCCACTAAACAACTGGTGA